A genomic window from Henningerozyma blattae CBS 6284 chromosome 3, complete genome includes:
- the TBLA0C04650 gene encoding uncharacterized protein (similar to Saccharomyces cerevisiae YER064C and VHR1 (YIL056W); ancestral locus Anc_7.246), whose translation MGILQMPTPLNHNNPMNNPMNNPMNNPMTNQMSNSSTNTSLSHLHAHNNQNFKIHKPSGNGTTHKIREQLNFKDDKKWKQFSSRRLELIDKFGLSYRKASEQDDNIRQIATILRTEFNYPISCSGEFEKLVTAAVQSVRRNRKRSKKRYISGGNSSNGGSNNGMNSNNNNANLSSSSSTTSRLNPNILNDYTSDEDSISRVASPLSNILSSNAPTSSSSNTNTNINIKRIHSPIPIPLDNNNKTLYNSRLQNLNNNTSSSNNNSSSNITTSTANPPLLSHRNIDDSTNNSSTSFFQPSIPVIQSQQKYDDILKAIIYDIVNNIIPLSEQSLNDSSSLAQNLSNVSNPNSLTNNSTSLNDQNLTDFALSTNNYQLLSIGLNNSNNNNNNNGNNNNDLPSLKNNNPQFSHDSKNTNLNSGAPPNANNNNQMAISNASAASPTTSANDLPFFLREKILINIQKSRSCIELSTSQGSFDLYSNLQSLGEFSIKSAINFVIERFFTNLSISIKNFILNKIFSVENLSLISIQIFNQSTKRNLLNFTNVNELINLKLFYLLIGALIKDFGFDPIIYPLNEIIYQFIIKNYPFVLSSSSSSTSNTNMLSNNGSSNNNSSTNASHHILNNTSRSTILSTLPMKPQLANQELNKKIIIKYNNQNQTFNFPLLSNGTPTIDEILFNCKSLFKINNTSTIDPNDNSNTTPDLYLFHNNKLIHKNYELSNLFNSFTKEDIILELKQLKNDNNDPNSHSHTQSNSSSTSHLITQNNTTTSNNQIINTMPKLSTTLLLLDNNHNNNHNLQNPNSLPISRPHSNYNSTFNNSNANNNKNLSHPRVPPPSMSAPPPSIPIQPFSTNNLQQQQQQQQQQQQQQQQQQQQQQQQQQQQQQQQQQQQQQQQQQQQQSNYPGLFDANNTNNSSLLNSTRPNTPGFIPSRSNTPGLPHPMNGISPPIFSTLLPDSNTPPILNISRSNTPSFATLLNNTNTNVNNTSTSMTSKLSQINKPKINNMSSVPTSISTNSNNTVKQSSLAAITTPAPPRTITPAITTTSTSNTTTQILNPTIEPSQQNQPNNANETTSNIIDNNNDKSQKNKETCEKKIENSNNESKKSVDGLKMLSTISSLINEDDNAINDESKTSEKKPENNTDSEQVKTEPKGIQSLLTSNADLPTTAQSHQLISRPNTPMILNPVPANFATKSNELSNSDQTTTASTTTPITEPNTQTKDTNGDSNTNEANVNNDVNSKIDTPSIKDNSSLEKDIPNQNEYQTSSKEQPVYQPLL comes from the coding sequence ATGGGTATACTTCAGATGCCAACTCCTCTAAACCATAACAATCCAATGAACAATCCAATGAACAATCCAATGAATAACCCGATGACTAACCAGATGAGTAATAGCAGTACCAACACTTCATTGTCCCATTTACATGCCCATAATAATcagaattttaaaatacatAAACCGTCCGGGAATGGGACCACTCATAAGATTAGAGAAcaattgaatttcaaaGATGATAAGAAATGGAAACAGTTTAGTTCTAGAAGATTGGAATTGATAGACAAGTTTGGGTTATCGTATAGAAAGGCTAGTGAACAGGATGATAATATCAGACAGATTGCTACCATCTTAAGAACAGAATTTAATTATCCAATATCTTGTTCTggagaatttgaaaaattggtCACTGCTGCAGTGCAATCAGTAAGAAGAAACAGAAAGAGGTCTAAAAAGAGATATATCAGTGGTGGTAATTCTTCCAATGGAGGTAGTAATAATGGTATGAAtagcaacaacaacaatgCAAATTtgtcttcttcatcttctacTACTTCACGTTTAAAcccaaatattttgaacgATTATACTTCGGATGAAGATTCCATATCAAGAGTTGCATCTCCATTATCCAACATCTTGAGTAGTAACGCTCCtacttcttcatcttctaacacaaatacaaacataaatattaaaagaatccATTCTCCTATTCCAATACCATTggataataacaataaaacTCTTTATAATTCCAGGTTGCAAAATCTTAACAACAACACTAGCAGCAGCAACAATAACTCATCATCAAATATAACTACTTCCACTGCAAATCCTCCATTATTAAGTCATAGAAATATTGATGACTCAACCAATAACTCATCCACTTCGTTTTTCCAACCTTCTATACCTGTCATCCAATCCCAACAGAAATAcgatgatattttaaaggCAATCATTTATGATATcgttaataatattattcctTTATCCGAACAATCTTTGAACGATTCATCATCTTTGGCtcaaaatttatcaaatgttTCAAATCCAAATTCATTGACAAATAATAGTACATCTTTAAATGATCAAAACTTGACAGATTTTGCCCtatcaacaaataattatcaattattatctattggtctaaataatagtaataataataataacaacaacggtaataataataatgatttaccgtctttgaaaaataataacccTCAATTCTCCCatgattctaaaaataCTAACCTTAATTCGGGCGCACCTCCGAACGCCAACAATAACAACCAAATGGCAATTTCAAATGCTTCCGCGGCTAGTCCCACAACTTCTGCTAATGACTTGCCCTTTTTCTTGAGGgaaaagattttaataaatattcagaAATCAAGATCATGTATTGAATTGTCTACATCTCAAGGTTCTTTTGATTTGTATTCTAATCTACAATCATTGGGTGAATTCTCCATTAAATCTGCTATTAATTTTGTCATCGAAAGATTTTTCACAAATTTAAGCATTtccattaaaaattttattttaaataaaattttttcagtggaaaatttatctttaatttccattcaaatatttaatcaATCTACAAAgagaaatttattaaatttcacAAAtgtaaatgaattaattaatttgaaGTTGTTTTATCTTCTAATTGGTGCActtattaaagattttggTTTCGATCCAATCATTTATccattaaatgaaattatctatcaattcattattaaaaactatccatttgtattatcttcttcttcttcttctacaTCAAATACCAATATGTTATCAAATAATGgatcttcaaataataattcatcaactAATGCTTCTCAccatattttaaataacaCTTCACGTTCCACTATCTTATCTACTTTACCGATGAAACCACAATTGGCAAatcaagaattaaataaaaaaattattattaaatataataatcaaaatcaaacaTTTAATTTCCCACTTTTAAGTAATGGTACACCTACAATCGATGAAATCTTATTCAATTGtaaatcattattcaaaattaataatacttctACTATAGATCCAAATGATAACAGTAACACCACTCcagatttatatttgtttcataataataaattgattCATAAAAACTatgaattatctaatttgtTTAATAGTTTTACAAAGGAGGATATCATTTTAGAattgaaacaattgaaaaatgataaCAATGATCCTAATTCACATTCCCATACTCAATCAAACTCAAGTTCAACTTCTCACCTGATTACTCAAAACAACACTActacttcaaataatcaaatcatCAATACAATGCCCAAACTTTCTACTactctattattattggataataatcataataacaATCACAATTTACAAAATCCAAATAGTCTTCCAATTTCTCGTCCACATTCCAACTATAATTCAACGttcaataattctaatgctaataataataaaaatttatctcATCCAAGGGTCCCACCTCCATCAATGTCAGCACCTCCACCTTCTATTCCAATCCAACCTTTCTCTACTAACAATctacaacaacaacaacaacaacaacaacaacaacaacaacaacaacaacaacaacaacaacaacaacaacaacaacaacaacaacaacaacaacaacaacaacaacaacaacaacaacaacaacagcaacaacagcaaTCGAATTATCCTGGTTTATTTGATGctaataataccaataattCTTCTCTCTTAAATTCTACAAGACCAAATACACCTGGGTTCATTCCTTCACGTTCAAACACTCCTGGATTACCTCATCCAATGAATGGAATTTCTCCTCCAATCTTTTCTACTTTATTACCAGATTCAAACACTCCTCCAATTTTAAACATTTCTAGATCAAATACTCCTTCATTTGCCACGTTATtgaataatacaaatactaATGTTAACAACACGTCTACAAGTATGACTTCAAAATTAagtcaaataaataaaccaaaaatcaataatatgTCATCTGTTCCTACTTCCATTTCAACTAACTCTAATAATACTGTGAAACAATCATCACTAGCAGCTATTACTACACCTGCCCCTCCTCGCACAATTACTCCTGCAATTACCACTACTTCTACTTCAAATACAACTACTCAAATATTAAACCCGACTATTGAACCATCACAACAAAATCAACCTAATAATGCAAATGAAACTACATCAAAcattattgataataataatgataaatcacaaaaaaataaagaaacatgtgaaaaaaagatcgaaaattctaataatgaatctAAAAAATCTGTTGATGGTTTAAAAATGTTAAGCacaatttcttctttaattaatgaagatgataatgCAATCAATGATGAATCAAAGACatcagaaaaaaaaccaGAAAATAATACCGACTCTGAACAAGTTAAAACGGAACCTAAAGGGATCCAATCGCTATTAACTTCTAACGCTGATCTACCTACAACTGCTCAATCTCACCAGCTAATATCTAGGCCAAACACTCcaatgattttaaatccAGTACCAGCTAATTTTGCTACCAAATCTAACgaattatcaaattctgATCAAACTACAACTGCGTCTACTACAACTCCAATAACAGAACCAAATACCCAAACTAAAGATACTAATGGAGATTCTAATACTAATGAAGCCAATGTAAATAATGAtgttaattcaaaaatagaTACACCATCAATTAAAGATAACTCTTCATTAGAAAAGGATATTCCAAACCAAAATGAATATCAAACTTCATCCAAAGAGCAGCCAGTTTATCAACCTttactttaa
- the ICL1 gene encoding isocitrate lyase 1 (similar to Saccharomyces cerevisiae ICL1 (YER065C); ancestral locus Anc_7.247), whose translation MPVATNQTKPKESVTSHEDVIAKIKQTNAAAAASKTDTSLNEFEKLQNSLLEESKRIEKWWQEPRWKGIQRPYSAMDIAKKRGNFPETIKYPSSVMSEKLFKTLEKHFEDKTVSMTFGAMDPVQITQMAKYLDTIYVSGWQCSSTASTSNEPGPDLADYPMDTVPNKVEHLFKAQQFHNRRQYEERSNATSLEELEKMGPEIDYLTPIVADADAGHGGLTAVFKLTKMFIERGAAGIHMEDQTSTNKKCGHMSGRCVIPVQEHINRLVTIRMCSDIMNSSLIIVARTDSEEATLLSSTIDKRDHYFIIGATNEKILEDEGTFVEFMDECIANKDDLQAKETYWNDKAGLKLFNEAFADAVEKDDNIKDKQNIIDEFNAKVGPYDGKSIYEMQAICKQLIGHTIFFDWDICRVREGLYRYKGGTKCSIMRAREFSKYADLVWMESNLPDYEQAREFAEGIHDLNPNKWMAYNLSPSFNWNKAMSIDDQETFIKRLGLLGYNWQFITLAGLHTTALAIDQFSKNFIKHGMKSYAQDIQQQEIAQGVDIVKHQKWSGAEYIDGILRLAQGGVSATAAMGQGVTETQFQAER comes from the coding sequence atgcctGTTGCTACGAATCAAACCAAACCAAAAGAATCTGTTACTTCACATGAAGATGTGATTGCCAAGATCAAACAAACAAatgctgctgctgctgccTCCAAGACTGATACCTCTcttaatgaatttgaaaaattacaaaactcattattagaagaaagTAAACgtattgaaaaatggtGGCAGGAACCAAGATGGAAGGGGATCCAACGTCCATATTCTGCCATGGATATTGCCAAAAAACGTGGTAATTTTCCTGAAACGATTAAATACCCATCATCTGTCATGtcagaaaaattattcaagaCTCTTGAAAAACATTTCGAAGACAAGACTGTTTCAATGACATTTGGTGCTATGGATCCAGTACAAATCACTCAAATGGCCAAATATTTGGATACTATCTATGTTTCTGGTTGGCAATGTTCCTCTACAGCTTCTACTTCTAATGAACCTGGTCCTGATTTGGCTGATTACCCCATGGATACTGTCCCCAATAAAGTGGAACATTTATTTAAAGCCCAACAATTCCATAATCGTAGACAATATGAAGAAAGAAGTAATGCTACTAGTTTAgaagaattggaaaagATGGGTCCTGAGATCGATTATTTGACCCCTATTGTAGCTGATGCAGATGCTGGTCATGGTGGATTAACTGCAGTCTTTAAATTAACCAAAATGTTTATTGAAAGAGGTGCTGCTGGTATTCATATGGAAGATCAAACTAGTACTAATAAGAAGTGTGGTCACATGTCTGGTAGATGTGTTATCCCAGTACAAGAACATATCAATCGTTTGGTTACCATTAGAATGTGTTCTGATATCATGAATAGTTCATTGATCATTGTGGCAAGAACTGATTCGGAAGAAGCTACATTGTTAAGTTCTACTATTGACAAGAGAGATCATTATTTCATCATTGGTGCTACCAATGAAAAAATCTTGGAAGATGAAGGTACTTTTGTTGAATTTATGGATGAATGTATTGCTAACAAGGATGATTTACAAGCCAAAGAAACTTATTGGAATGATAAAGCCGGtttgaaattattcaatgaAGCCTTTGCTGATGCTGTTGAGAAAGATGATAATATCAAAGATAAACAAAACATCATTGATGAATTCAATGCCAAAGTAGGGCCATATGATGGTAAATCAATTTATGAGATGCAAGCTATTTGTAAACAATTGATTGGTCACACGATTTTCTTTGATTGGGATATCTGCAGGGTCCGTGAAGGGTTATACCGTTACAAAGGTGGTACCAAATGTTCTATAATGAGAGCTCGTGAATTCTCCAAATACGCTGATTTAGTATGGATGGAAAGTAACTTGCCTGATTATGAACAAGCTCGTGAATTTGCCGAAGGGATCCACGATTTGAACCCTAACAAATGGATGGCATATAACTTATCCCCAAGTTTCAATTGGAATAAAGCCATGAGCATCGACGATCAAGAAACTTTCATCAAAAGACTCGGTTTATTGGGGTACAACTGGCAATTTATTACATTGGCAGGCTTACATACCACTGCTTTGGCCATTGACCAATTTTCCAAGAATTTCATCAAGCATGGTATGAAGAGTTATGCACAAGACATCCAACAACAGGAGATTGCCCAGGGCGTTGACATTGTCAAACATCAAAAATGGTCTGGGGCAGAGTATATCGACGGTATCTTGAGGCTTGCTCAAGGTGGTGTCAGCGCCACAGCAGCCATGGGCCAAGGTGTCACCGAGACTCAATTCCAAGCCGAGAGGTAG
- the TBLA0C04670 gene encoding uncharacterized protein (similar to Saccharomyces cerevisiae YER067W and YIL057C; ancestral locus Anc_7.248), with product MPKKDKKKAKTYSTITTKSGETLKVFEDLEDFNVFLKNGAEDDEYDNIHCQLKYYPPFVLAESHNDPEKIKDTANSNSKKFVRHLNQHVEKHLLKDIRNSLDLPDLKFKDKSKEKTNENMIWNYSDVSQSKINHKKFKIDIRVTANHYNAMVDVDYKTVPIAEIAMEPENTLI from the coding sequence ATGCCAAAGAAAGATAAGAAGAAGGCCAAGACCTACAGTACAATCACCACAAAATCAGGGGAAACTTTGAAAGTCTTTGAAGATTTGGAAGATTTCAAtgtttttttgaaaaatgggGCAGAAGATGACGAATACGATAATATCCATTGccaattgaaatattaccCACCTTTTGTATTGGCAGAATCTCATAATGATCCAGAAAAGATTAAAGATACTGCCAATTCGAATTCCAAGAAATTCGTAAGACATTTGAATCAGCATGTGGAAAAACATTTGTTGAAAGATATTAGAAACTCATTGGACCTTCCagatttgaaattcaaagataaatcaaaagagaagactaatgaaaatatgaTTTGGAACTATAGTGACGTCTCACAGTCcaaaataaatcataaaaaattcaaaatcgATATTAGAGTAACGGCCAACCATTATAATGCAATGGTAGATGTAGATTATAAAACGGTTCCTATTGCTGAAATTGCTATGGAACCTGAGAATACtttgatttga
- the SNP1 gene encoding U1 snRNP complex subunit SNP1 (similar to Saccharomyces cerevisiae SNP1 (YIL061C); ancestral locus Anc_7.250), translated as MSYSKFPNDVAKLFKPGPPLQFQNNTSYYKSNKVFHDLKLSPLADVLKMTKTQGERMSDSSILDDYLQEFPQGSDNNHLKKIDELKTKTINHFNKLESYLSEWNPDEDPNIKGTDPYKTIFVGRLPYDITEIELQKIFSKFGKIDKIRIVKDNHHRDENTAKIPMNKSKGYAFIVFNDASSSKMATREIGVHRGLLINNRICIVDIERSRTFKYFKPRRLGGGLGGRGYSQNNNSDTNVSSGATSSASSSGKSTNSYPISNTHMTSKRYRSSSSSNTLANGPPMRSRYSNQPMNMRPKMNPGFNNAIPNRYNHQSSISSSSSITRYQHHHTNNNNENVASSDGSSMKPQSSTSTSYRSRTARTQKKEMPDY; from the coding sequence ATGTCATATTCCAAATTCCCCAATGATGTAGCAAAATTGTTTAAGCCTGGGCCACCAttacaatttcaaaataatacttcATATTACAAGAGTAATAAAGTATTCcatgatttaaaattatcacCATTAGCagatgttttaaaaatgacTAAAACCCAGGGGGAGCGTATGAGTGACAGTTCTATATTAGATGATTATTTACAAGAATTTCCTCAAGGTAGCgataataatcatttgaaaaaaattgatgaattgaAAACCAAGACTATCAATCATTTTAATAAACTAGAATCATATTTATCAGAATGGAATCCTGATGAGGATCCTAATATCAAGGGCACAGATCCATATAAGACGATATTTGTGGGGAGACTACCGTATGATATCACTGAGATTGAATTACAGAagatattttccaaatttggTAAGATTGATAAGATTCGAATAGTTAAGGATAACCATCATCGTGATGAAAATACGGCAAAGATTCCAATGAATAAATCCAAAGGATACGCGTTTATTGTGTTTAATGATGCATCTTCTAGTAAAATGGCTACTAGAGAAATTGGAGTGCATCGCGggttattaattaataatagaatatgTATTGTAGATATTGAACGATCTAGaacattcaaatatttcaaaccAAGACGATTAGGTGGTGGGCTGGGTGGTAGAGGGTATAGtcagaataataattcgGATACTAATGTTAGTAGTGGCGCTACTTCTAGCGCCAGTAGTAGTGGGAAAAGTACAAATTCATACCCTATATCAAATACTCATATGACTTCTAAACGGTATCGAAGCTCGAGTAGTAGTAATACTCTGGCCAATGGTCCGCCCATGAGATCCCGGTATTCTAATCAACCTATGAATATGAGACCCAAGATGAATCCAGGATTTAATAATGCGATTCCCAACCGATACAATCATCAAAGTTCTATTTCCAGTTCTAGTAGCATAACTAGATACCAGCATCATCATactaacaataataatgagaATGTAGCTTCAAGTGATGGTTCTTCAATGAAACCTCAATCTTCAACTTCAACTTCCTATAGATCTAGAACAGCCCGTACTCAAAAGAAGGAAATGCCAGATTATTAG
- the TBLA0C04690 gene encoding bifunctional acetylglutamate kinase/N-acetyl-gamma-glutamyl-phosphate reductase (similar to Saccharomyces cerevisiae ARG5,6 (YER069W); ancestral locus Anc_7.251), which produces MKRIGSSKLPQINISKTSTSVGSNFSTTASSSSASSYSIPSSGSTTPSSVSPSNAQAISFAKKRVDYTQKVQYSTNGIGSMGTRSTVIQLLNNITTKREAEQYLKYFTSVSQQQFAVIKVGGAIISDKLQELASCLAFLYHVGLYPIVLHGTGPQVNEKLESQGVEPDYIDGIRITDDKTMAVVRQCFLEQNLKLVTALEKLGVRARPITSGVFTADYLDKEKYNLVGNICSVSKDPIEASIKAGALPILTSLAETTSGQMLNVNADVAAGELARVFEPLKIVYLNEKGGIINGETGNKVSMINLDEEYEDLMKQSWVKYGTKLKIKEIKELLDYLPRSSSVAIIDVDDLQKELFTDSGAGTMIRRGYKLSKRTSLKEFPTEALRDALQRDSDISSGKISAASYLTKLGNTEFTSYADEPMDGLAIVTKAEPVPKLDKFLCSQTAWLNNVSDNIFTSINRDFPSLQWTVDEKDENIAWHFAKSQGSYLKNGKVLFWYGINDLDTISKIINEFTASFLSGHSNNTSNSSNVFVSGQSKKTYSTVSSPKPNGTKTSTSKIALIGARGYTGKNLINLINSHPYLELSHVSSRQLAGQKVEDYTKSEVIHENLQIEDIKALEKEGKVDFWIMALPNKVSEPFIEAIESVNGNSKIIDLSADHRFVPETEWAYGLPELNDREKIAKAKKIANPGCYATGSQLAIAPIKEYLTSEPTVFGVSGYSGAGTKPSPKNDPKFLNNNLIPYTLTNHIHEREISTRIGTRVGFTPHVGQWFQGITLTVSMPIKKGSLTSEEAEKVYEDFYKGEKLVHIQSDIPLVRDIMGTHGVVIGGFKVNDEQDRLVVVATIDNLLKGAATQCVQNMNLAMGYGEYDGIPDEKIVSK; this is translated from the coding sequence ATGAAGAGGATTGGGTCTTCAAAATTACCACAAATTAACATTTCTAAAACTTCAACCTCAGTGGGTTCAAACTTCTCCACTACAGCCTCTAGTTCTAGCGCCTCCTCATACTCAATTCCCTCTTCTGGTAGCACTACTCCATCGTCTGTTTCACCATCAAATGCTCAAGCAATTTCTTTTGCTAAAAAGAGAGTCGATTATACTCAAAAAGTTCAATATTCAACAAATGGTATTGGGTCTATGGGAACAAGGTCTACAGTCATTCagttattaaataatattacgACAAAACGTGAAGCCGAACAAtatctaaaatattttacctCTGTTTCTCAACAACAGTTTGCTGTTATTAAAGTCGGTGGTGCTATCATTAGTGataaattacaagaattaGCCTCTTGCCTGGCCTTTTTGTATCATGTCGGATTATACCCAATAGTATTACACGGAACTGGACCACAagtaaatgaaaaattagaatctCAAGGTGTTGAACCAGATTACATCGATGGTATTAGAATTACTGATGACAAGACAATGGCTGTTGTTAGACAATGTTTCTTAGaacaaaatttgaaattagtCACTGCTTTGGAAAAATTAGGTGTTAGAGCAAGACCAATTACATCTGGTGTTTTCACTGCTGATTATttagataaagaaaaatataatttggTTGGTAATATCTGCAGCGTATCTAAGGATCCAATTGAAGCATCTATTAAAGCTGGTGCATTGCCAATTTTAACTTCATTAGCAGAAACTACTTCTGGTCAAATGCTAAATGTTAATGCTGATGTTGCTGCCGGTGAATTAGCACGTGTCTTTGAGccattaaaaattgtataCTTAAATGAAAAAGGTGGTATCATTAATGGTGAAACAGGTAATAAAGTCTCTATGATCAATTTAGATGAAGAATACGAAGACTTAATGAAACAAAGTTGGGTTAAATACGGtacaaaattaaagattaaagaaattaaagaattgcTAGATTATTTACCACGCTCATCTTCAGTCGCAATTATTGATGTTGATGATTTACAAAAGGAATTATTTACCGATTCTGGTGCTGGTACTATGATCAGAAGAGGTTATAAATTATCCAAGAGAACTTCTTTGAAAGAATTTCCAACTGAAGCATTAAGAGATGCTCTTCAAAGAGACTCTGACATTTCAAGTGGTAAAATTTCAGCAGCTAGTTATTTGACTAAATTAGGAAATACTGAATTCACTTCATATGCCGATGAACCAATGGATGGGTTAGCTATTGTAACAAAGGCCGAACCTGTTCcaaaattagataaatttCTATGTTCACAAACTGCTTGGCTAAATAACGTTTCTGATAACATTTTCACATCTATTAATCGTGATTTCCCCTCTTTACAATGGACTGTAGatgaaaaagatgaaaatatagCATGGCATTTCGCTAAATCTCAAGGTtcttatttaaagaatggTAAAGTTTTATTCTGGTACGgaattaatgatttagatACAATCTCAAAGATTATCAATGAGTTTACTGCTTCCTTTTTATCCGGtcattcaaataatacatcAAACTCTAGCAATGTCTTCGTTAGTGGTCAATCCAAAAAAACATATTCTACAGTTTCTTCTCCTAAACCAAATGGCACCAAAACTAGTACCTCCAAAATTGCATTGATCGGCGCTAGAGGGTATACAGGCAAgaatttaatcaatttaatCAACTCTCATCcatatttagaattatcTCATGTTTCTTCTCGTCAATTAGCTGGTCAAAAGGTGGAAGATTACACTAAATCCGAGGTTATCCatgaaaatttacaaattgAAGACATTAAAGCATTAGAGAAAGAAGGTAAAGTTGATTTTTGGATAATGGCCTTACCAAATAAAGTTTCTGAACCATTCATTGAAGCTATTGAAAGTGTTAACGGTAACTCTAAGATTATTGATTTATCTGCCGATCACAGATTTGTTCCAGAAACTGAATGGGCTTACGGTTTACcagaattaaatgatagAGAAAAAATCGCCAAAGCAAAGAAGATTGCTAACCCAGGGTGTTATGCTACTGGTTCTCAATTAGCAATTGCAccaataaaagaatatttaactaGTGAACCAACTGTCTTTGGTGTTTCTGGTTATTCCGGTGCTGGTACAAAACCATCTCCAAAGAATGACCCTaagtttttaaataataatttaatccCTTACACTTTAACTAACCATATTCATGAACGTGAAATATCTACTAGAATAGGTACTCGTGTTGGATTCACTCCACATGTTGGTCAATGGTTCCAAGGAATTACTTTAACTGTATCGATGCCTATTAAGAAAGGATCCTTAACTTCTGAAGAAGCAGAAAAAGTTTATGAAGATTTCTATAAAGGAGAAAAATTAGTTCATATTCAAAGTGATATCCCATTAGTAAGAGATATCATGGGAACACACGGTGTTGTTATTGGTGGCTTTAAAGTTAATGATGAACAAGATCGTTTAGTTGTTGTTGCtacaattgataatttattgaagGGTGCTGCAACCCAATGtgttcaaaatatgaatttagCTATGGGCTACGGTGAATATGATGGTATTCcagatgaaaaaattgtgTCTAAATAA
- the ARC15 gene encoding Arc15p (similar to Saccharomyces cerevisiae ARC15 (YIL062C); ancestral locus Anc_7.252) — protein MDQDWRRIDIDAFDPESGRLTEKDLIPPYPNNVTLQDIEPTINQLRNLASSGDSISAIKLATSDPPYSGDENVKYQYFLAVMTALSQVKQSDITNIIKQLSPKQQDVLIKYLYKGMAVKETQKQGGVLLAWFEKLTQVAGINPVVHYINDRKTV, from the coding sequence atggaccAAGATTGGAGACGAATTGATATTGATGCCTTTGATCCAGAAAGTGGTAGATTGACCGAAAAGGATCTAATACCCCCATACCCAAACAATGTCACTTTACAAGATATAGAACCAACTATCAATCAATTGCGTAACTTAGCAAGTAGTGGCGATAGCATTTCAGCTATAAAACTAGCTACTAGTGATCCACCTTACAGTGGTGATGAAAACGttaaatatcaatattttctagCTGTCATGACCGCTTTGTCCCAAGTCAAGCAATCTGACATTACCAATATTATCAAACAATTGTCTCCAAAACAACAAGATGTTTTAATcaaatatctatataaGGGTATGGCTGTTAAGGAAACCCAAAAACAGGGTGGTGTCCTATTAGCTTggtttgaaaaattgacTCAAGTTGCCGGTATTAATCCAGTTGTACATTATATAAATGATAGAAAAACTGTCTAG